ATCTGGCTCACCCAACCTACGATGCGTACTGGCAAGCCCGCAATATTCGCCCGGCGCTAAACAACGTAAAGCCCGCAGTGCTCGTGGTAGGCGGGTGGTTTGATGCCGAAGATTTGTATGGGGCGTTGAACACCTATAAAGCCATTGAAAAGCAGAGCACGAGCACCAACAACCGCCTCGTGATGGGTCCGTGGACGCACGGTGCCTGGGCACGGCCAGAGTGGAGCAAGTTTGGTCCGCTGAATTTCGGACAGAACACGGCCAAATACTTCCGCGACAACCTGGAAACCAAGTTCTTCAACTACTACCTCAAAGACAAAGGCGACTTTAAGCCCGCTGAGGCCACAGTGTTCAACACCGGTAACAACGAGTGGAAAACCTACGACGCCTGGCCCCCAAAAGCCACGAAGTCGCAGATGTTTTACTTGCAGGAAGGCAACCGCTTGGCGCTGACCAAACCAACCGCTGCTGAAAGTCTGAACGAATACGTCAGTGACCCGGCCAACCCGGTGCCGTACACCAACGGCGTATATGCTCACCGCAACAACGAGTACATGATTGAGGATCAGCGCTTCGCTGCCAAGCGTCCCGACGTACTTACCTTTCAAACTGAGCCTTTAACGGAAGACCTAACCCTTGCTGGTCCGCTCACTGCCGGTCTGTTTGTGTCGACAACTGGTACCGATGCCGACTTCATCGTGAAGCTCATTGACGTGGCGCCTGCTGACGGGAAAGCTAGCTCCGCAAACGACGGTTACCAGCGGCTCGTGCGCGCCGAACCAATTCGGGGCAAATTTCGCAACAGCTTTGAGAAGCCGGAGCCGTTTACGCCGGGCCAAGTAGCCGAGGTGAAATATGAACTGCCCGACGTGCTGCACACCTTCAAGAAAGGTCACCGCGTGATGGTACAGGTGCAAAGCTCCTGGTTTCCACTGGTCGACCGCAATCCTCAGACATTCACCAATATTCCCCAAGCTGACGTCAAAGACTTCCAGAAAGCCACCATTCGCCTGTTCCACGATGCCAAGCGGCCATCAGGACTGGGAGTGAATGTGTTATAATGAATGTGGCTCGTGCCTGCCGGTCCGACGCCCTAGGCGTCCGACCGGTTGTCGGCCGCGACGTCTGCAAGAGCTAGGTGCACGCAAGTCGTTCTAGCATCTCGTTTTCACGATAACCGATCGGACGTCTAGGGCGTCAGACTGGCAGGCGCGAGTTGTTCTGTACTGCGCGCTACAGCGTACCTAGCACCGTGCCACTGACTTCCCCAAAGCCAATGCGCAACCCATCCTTCTCAGCGTAGCCGCACATGATTACCGTGTCGCCGTCGAGCAGGAAGCCGCGCTCCGTGCCCTCCGACAAGGGCACCGGCCGAGTGCCGGCTAGGGTAAGCTCCAGTAAAGAGCCGAGCGAATCGGGGGTGGGGCCGCTGATCGTGCCGCTGGCATATAGGTCACCGACTTGCAGGTTGCAGCCGTTGCTAGTTTGGTGAGCGAGCTGCTGGGCCATGCTCCAATACAGATGCCGGGAGTTGGAATGGGTGACGACCGTGGCAGGGCCGTCGGCAGGCTGAATTTTCACTTCCAGCTGAATGTCAAAATGATGCGGATCGATAGTGCGCAGGTAGAGTAGCGGTTCGGGCTCTTGCACCGGCCCCGCGACGCGGAACGGCTCCAACGCGTCCAGCGTAACCACCCACGGTGAAATGCTACTCGCGAAGCTTTTACCTAGGAAAGGACCCAGGGGCGTGGTTTCCCAACTCTGAATGTCGCGGGCGCTCCAGTCGTTGAACAGCACTAGCCCAAAAATGGCATCTTCGGCGTGCTGAACTGGCACCGGGTGCCCTAGCTCCGTGGTCCGCCCCGAAATGAAGGCCATCTCCAACTCGAAATCTAGTTGCTGCGACGGGCCGAACGTAGGTGCCACGGCGTCGGGAGCTTTGCGCTGCCCGTTCGGCCGCCGCACCTCGGTGCCCGATACCACGATGCTGCTGGCCCGGCCGTGGTAGCCGATAGGCAAATGGCGCCAGTTGGGCGGTAATGGGTTCGTGGGGTCGCGGAAGAGGCGGCCGACGTTGGCGGCGTGCTCCAGGCTAGAATAAAAATCGGTGTAGTTGCCGGGCCTCACGGGGCGTAGCATTTGCACGTCGCGCTGGCGCACGAGACAAGCCTGCATGGTCTCGTCGTCGCGGAGGACGGGGTTATCGTGGCGCAGCAGCTCGCTGGCCCGCTGGCGCACCGCCCGCCACGTCGTGCGGCCTTGGGCAATGAAGCTGTTCAGCGAGCGGCGGCGAAACATCTTAGGCTCGTGCGGACCTAGGTCGAGGTCGTCGAAGAAGCCGCGCTGACTCAGTGCGTACAGGTCCAGCACGTAGTCGCCAATGGCTACGCCCACGCGCGGGCCGCGCTCCGGGGTTTCAAACACGCCAAAAGGTAAGTTTTGGATAGGAAAGTGGCTGGTAGTGGCAATGTCGATCCAGGAGCGGAGGTCAGGATTGTTGGCGGAGAGCATGGCGAAGGAGAAGCGTTTGTCGGAAAGGTAAGGAGCAGAAAGGAACGTAAAACCGATTACGTTCGGCAAGCTCCGCCGTTGTTGCCAAACGCGTATTTGCCGATGGTACCCGCACTTAGGTCGACGAACTTGTTCCGTTCTGATGGCTTAGGTGTT
This Hymenobacter sp. GOD-10R DNA region includes the following protein-coding sequences:
- the fahA gene encoding fumarylacetoacetase, coding for MLSANNPDLRSWIDIATTSHFPIQNLPFGVFETPERGPRVGVAIGDYVLDLYALSQRGFFDDLDLGPHEPKMFRRRSLNSFIAQGRTTWRAVRQRASELLRHDNPVLRDDETMQACLVRQRDVQMLRPVRPGNYTDFYSSLEHAANVGRLFRDPTNPLPPNWRHLPIGYHGRASSIVVSGTEVRRPNGQRKAPDAVAPTFGPSQQLDFELEMAFISGRTTELGHPVPVQHAEDAIFGLVLFNDWSARDIQSWETTPLGPFLGKSFASSISPWVVTLDALEPFRVAGPVQEPEPLLYLRTIDPHHFDIQLEVKIQPADGPATVVTHSNSRHLYWSMAQQLAHQTSNGCNLQVGDLYASGTISGPTPDSLGSLLELTLAGTRPVPLSEGTERGFLLDGDTVIMCGYAEKDGLRIGFGEVSGTVLGTL
- a CDS encoding CocE/NonD family hydrolase, with product MTHFLYASALVFALGLSTNSSAQRAPVSAQDSAFVRQNYRKLDREITMRDGAKLYTVIYVPTDASAQKQYPFLLERTPYSAAPYGESNYRKRGPGPSRELSEEKYIFVYQDVRGRYKSEGQFEEMTPNVPGNTGKQTDESADTYDTIEWLLKNVTGNNGRVGLMGISYPGFYATAALPDAHPALKAVSPQAPVTDEFMGDDANHKGAFYLLDNFEFMNYFDSPRQGPTEKYSEVFAAAPKDLYKFFLELGPLKNSNSAQYFNNRAKIWNEYLAHPTYDAYWQARNIRPALNNVKPAVLVVGGWFDAEDLYGALNTYKAIEKQSTSTNNRLVMGPWTHGAWARPEWSKFGPLNFGQNTAKYFRDNLETKFFNYYLKDKGDFKPAEATVFNTGNNEWKTYDAWPPKATKSQMFYLQEGNRLALTKPTAAESLNEYVSDPANPVPYTNGVYAHRNNEYMIEDQRFAAKRPDVLTFQTEPLTEDLTLAGPLTAGLFVSTTGTDADFIVKLIDVAPADGKASSANDGYQRLVRAEPIRGKFRNSFEKPEPFTPGQVAEVKYELPDVLHTFKKGHRVMVQVQSSWFPLVDRNPQTFTNIPQADVKDFQKATIRLFHDAKRPSGLGVNVL